The window CGTTGATCACCGATCGGTGTTCATGCGCATCAGCCGCGCGGTGCTCATGAAACGAGCGAACCGACCCTAGCGCAAGCGCCCCATATCCAACGACGCCGATAAAAAGCCAAGGCGCGATTCCGCAGCGGGTATCGAGCCAGTGCACGATCGCAGTAAGCGTCACACCGTGAATGATCCAAACCGGCACGTCGCTCAGGTCGCCGCGCGTAATTTTGTCGGTCGCATCCGAAACCAGTGCGGCGATCGAAAACGCTGGCCCGATAACGATGCGCCCGACAAACGTATTGCGCACCGTCAACAGCGCTCGCATCACGCGTCCGTTCTGCTGCCACGCACGCGGCGCAACAAAAAAGCTTTCCGGATCGAGGCCCGGATGCGTCAAGAGCGGATCGTCGTGATGCCGAAGGTGCGATTCGCGATAGATGCCATAGGGAAACCAGACCGCCAGCGGCGCGATACCGATTAGCGCGTTGATCAGCGGCGAGCGGGTAGGGTGGCCATGCAAAAGCTCGTGCTGCAGCGACATGTACCACGCGCTTAGCACCACCAGAACGCCAAGCGCGATAGGAAGCCCTAGCCGCCGGGCATGCAGTGCGACGCCAAACCATCCTCCGTAAATCACGGCGATCAACAACCAAGTCGGCCATTCGCTGCGCCAGGTCCACGTGCGGCGCAGGACCGCGAGCGCGTTGCGCTGATCGTCGTCGAGATAGTTCGCCATCGGCAGGTTCGGTCGGATTGGAATGAGCAATGCGGTCGATCGTAGAGCGACGCCCGCGCCGACAGAACCAATTTGTTGCGAAATGCTTGTGCCGATTTGGACAATACGGACCACGGAGGGCAAGCGCTGCTGCCCAACAGGCGAATCGGCTAACATGCGCGAATACGAACAACATATTCGAACTCTGACTTCATGACTAAAACCCCTCGAAAACAGGCCGTTGCACCGGATGCCCCCGTGATCCCCAGTGTCGGCGAGGGAAAGCGCGGCGAGCAAGGCTACGTCGGCTACCTGATGCGCCAGGCCGGCGCGGCGCTTCGGCTGCGGATGGAGCGCGCCCTGGCGGACTACGGCGTGACGCCCCCGCAATTCAACGTGCTGACGATGCTGGTCGCGTATCCGGGCATATCGAACGCGGATGTGGCGCGGCTCTCGATGCTGACGCCGCAGACGGTCAGCGTGATCGTCGCGAACCTGGAACGTTCGGGCGCAATCGAGCGCCGGCCGCACGCGATCCACGGCCGTATTCAGCACATCGATGTGACACCCGCCGGCAAAGCGCTGCTCAAGTCATGCCGCGTGCGCACGCGCGAAATCGAGCAGCAGCTGCTGAACGGCTTGAGCGAGGATGAGGAGCGCGTGATTCGACGCTGGCTCGTGCGTGTCGCGATGGAAGGCGGCGGGGCGGACGCGATAGCGGAATAGCAGAGTGACGAGCCGGAGGCGGCCTGTCTTCAGCGATGAGCGACCGCGCAGGCGTGGTCGAGCAGCGGCTCGGCTGACCCGCTGCCGCCCGTGACATCGGTGCCGCTGTTGAGGATCAGCCAGCCGTCGTTCGCGGCGGTGGGCCCGGCGCCGGTCACGAGTATCGTCTGCATGCCCATTTGGTCCGATCCCGCGCGATCGCGCGCGACGATGTCGAACGGATCGACATCGAACGCCGGGCCGGTCACGCGCATGATCCGATAGCGGCTGCCGCCGATTGTGTCCCAAGTCCATTGGCCCGGCGGGTCGCTGCGATGGCTTTCGAGCTCGGCGCTTGCGTCCGCGTGCATGCAGTCGATATGGATGTGCAGTTGCTCTTGCGAGCGCCGGTACTTCGAATTGACTTCGAGCCCGAGCAGATTGTCGGGCAGGGGTTTCTTGAGCGACGCTTCAACGAAACTGCGCGCGGTCCATGCGTCGGCCCAATAGTTCGGTGCGGCGGGGCCGAGCAGCAGCGGGCTTTCGATTCCGGTGACGCGCTCGGTCGGGATCAGCAGATGTTGCGCGACCCCATTGCGGTCCTTCAGAAGCGCGTAGTGTTGCGTGAGATTGACGTTCGCGCACAGGCCCGTCTTGCCGGTGTTTTGCGCGGCGGGCACGCAGTCGAGATGGACGATGTCCCACAGCGCGTTGGGGTCGGCGGAGGCGATGGTTTCGCAGCCTGTGCTTGCCGCCGCGAAGACCACCGCGGCGAGCACGGTTTTGACGAAAGGGTTCGAGCACATCGGGGACGTGGCCTTCTTCTTACTTCTTCAAGAAGCGCAGCGCGAATTTCGCGAGGCGCGGAACCGTGGCCGGACGCAGCAGACGTTCGTCGTAGCCGCTCATGCGCCGCTGGTTCTCGGCGAGGCAGAGTTCGATCATCGCGCGCGGGCTGAGCGCCTCGCCGACGCTGACCGCGCCCTTCGCGGCAAAGGTCGCGTCGTGCATGACGCCGTCGGCATCGATGCCTCTCGCAATGCCGACTCGTTCATAGATCAGGAACGCCCACACGGCCAAGACCCGCAGCGAGAACCACGGGCGTTTCCACCACGGCAGGTTCTTGCGGTACCACGCGGCCCAGTTCACGAAGAACAGGATGTGGCGCGCTTCCTCTTGAATGACAGGCTCGAAGGTCTCGACGAGCTCTTCCGGAAAGTAACCCGATTTCTGTGCCGAGCGAAAGAGACCGAACGCGAAGAAGCTGTCGATGCACTCGCTATGGCCCGTGACCAGCCACGCCCACTCGGGGTCCTTGGGGGCGGGATAGTCGGGTTCCGGCGCGAGCTTGATGCCGTACGCCTCGACGAGCTTCGACAGCACGACTTTATGACGCGCTTCCTCTCCTCCGTCCATATCGAGCGCTTGGCGCAATAGCGGGTCGTGCATGGAGGAGGCGAAGGTCGCGACGCGGATCGACGCGCGGCCTTCCGTTTGTACGGCGATGTCCCAGATGGGCAGGGAGGTGATGCGATGCAGTTCGTCGGGCGCGAGCGGCGGCCAATCGATGACGGCGGGCTTGTACGGATTGTGCGTTTCGAGCAGCATCCGGCAGAACATTTGCTTGTGCTCGTCGGAACCGATCCGCACGGGCGTGCGGCCGGGGGCGTTCCAATGGCGCATTGCATGATCTGCCGCTGCTTGTTCTTGCAGCGTTTCGGACATAGCGTTGCTGATGTAGGGCAGGAGCAAGGTCCGGCCATTCTGGCATAGTTCGCGTTGCACTGCCGCGAACTGCGCAACGCGTGCGCGGCGCGCGGCTAGGCGGTCTACATCGGCACGGCAGGCGAGCCTCGGCGCCCGCCGCAAAGAGGGGGCGGGCGTTTCAGTTACGGCTGTCGATCCACATGCGGCCCCAGCGGAAAGCGTATGCGAGGGCGTGTTCTTCGTCAAAAAAGTAGTCGAGTGCGTCGAACGAATAGGCGTGACTTTGCGCGGTGCTGGCTTTCTCGATCGTGATGCCGGCCGCGAACAGCCCGTTCGGCAGGCGTTGCGCCATCGGCGCGACTTCGTAGCCTTTGTAGAGAATGTGTTGGGTCATGGCGTTGACGGCGAATGCGTTTGAGCGTGAACAGTCCCTAGCGTAGAGGGCGTCGTGCCCGGAGTGAACGAATCATTCGTCGCAAGCTAATCACGGATGGGGGCTAGCTGCCGCCATGGATCGGAAGATAGCGACGATCCGGATCGAGGCCGCGTTGCGTGCCGGGCGCCGGGAGATCGCCCGATAAGCGCAGCCTGATAGGATGACGTGCCGCGTTAGCAGAAGCACCGACGGCGCGAGACAGACTTGCCTTGGTGCAGCGGCAGCGGAATACCAACGAGGGAAATAAGGATGCCGGAAATTAGAAAGGCGACGCGCGCCGATGCGCAGGCGGCGTGGGATATCAGGAAGCTGTCCGTGCTGGCGCAGTGCGAGGGGTTTTATCCCGGGCATCTGCTCGAAGCGTGGACCTCCGGCGTGCCGTCGGAGAAATGGGCGGAGCTGGTCGAGCGCGGGTTCTACGTCGCTCATGACGATGCGGCCGTGCTTGCCACAGGCATGATCGCAACCGATACGGGCAGGATCGACGCCGTCTTCGTCCATCCGGATCATATGGGCCGAGGCTTGGGCAAGCGGATGATGGATTTTCTGGAAGGACTCGCGCGCGCCCATGCTCTGCCCGAGCTGAGCCTCGATGCGACCTTGAACGCCGCGCCGTTTTATCGACGCTGCGGATTCGCCGGGGAGACGCTGTCGCTGTATCACTCGCCGAGAGGCTTCTCGCTCGAATGCGTGCCGATGACGAAACGGCTGACCGCTTGCCACGCATGACCGGCGCGACACGGATATCCAAACATGCTGAACGATCTCGTCGAAACCATTCTGCTGATCATCGCCGGGCTATTTCCGATCATCAATCCGCCGGCCGCGGGCTTCATCGTGCTGAGCATGGTGCCTCACGCGACGGCAGCCGAGCGGGCCGAGCTCGCCAGGCGCATTTCGCTCAACAGTCTCATCATCCTGCTCGCGTCGTTGTCGATCGGCGCTTACGTGCTGTCGTTCTTCGGGATCTCGATACCGGTGTTGCGGGTAGCGGGAGGGTTGGTGATCGGCTTCGCTGGGTGGAATCTGCTCCACGCCTCGGCGGATGAGGAGCGCGAGGCCGAGCCGAACGTGGCGTCGAGCGCGGCTCGGATCGCGACGCTGCGCGCCAAGGCGTTTTATCCGCTCACGCTGCCTATCACCGTCGGCCCGGGCTCGATCGCGGTGGCGATCGCACTTGGGACGGGTTCGCCGCGCGGGGGCCTCGCGCCGATTCACCTGGTGGGCGTGGCTATCGCGCTCGCGTTTCTGTGGGCTTCCATCTATGTCTGCGTGAGGTACGCGGCCTACGTCGAAAGGTGGCTCGGCCCGATCGGCACGCAAGTGGCCATGCGCCTGTTCGCGTTCGTGCTCTTCTGCATCGGTCTGCAGATCTTGTGGCTCGGGCTTGCCGAGCTGATCGGATCGGTGCATGTCAAGTAGGGGCTTTACAACCC is drawn from Trinickia violacea and contains these coding sequences:
- a CDS encoding ferritin-like domain-containing protein, encoding MSETLQEQAAADHAMRHWNAPGRTPVRIGSDEHKQMFCRMLLETHNPYKPAVIDWPPLAPDELHRITSLPIWDIAVQTEGRASIRVATFASSMHDPLLRQALDMDGGEEARHKVVLSKLVEAYGIKLAPEPDYPAPKDPEWAWLVTGHSECIDSFFAFGLFRSAQKSGYFPEELVETFEPVIQEEARHILFFVNWAAWYRKNLPWWKRPWFSLRVLAVWAFLIYERVGIARGIDADGVMHDATFAAKGAVSVGEALSPRAMIELCLAENQRRMSGYDERLLRPATVPRLAKFALRFLKK
- a CDS encoding CDP-diacylglycerol diphosphatase, whose amino-acid sequence is MCSNPFVKTVLAAVVFAAASTGCETIASADPNALWDIVHLDCVPAAQNTGKTGLCANVNLTQHYALLKDRNGVAQHLLIPTERVTGIESPLLLGPAAPNYWADAWTARSFVEASLKKPLPDNLLGLEVNSKYRRSQEQLHIHIDCMHADASAELESHRSDPPGQWTWDTIGGSRYRIMRVTGPAFDVDPFDIVARDRAGSDQMGMQTILVTGAGPTAANDGWLILNSGTDVTGGSGSAEPLLDHACAVAHR
- a CDS encoding MarC family protein, with protein sequence MLNDLVETILLIIAGLFPIINPPAAGFIVLSMVPHATAAERAELARRISLNSLIILLASLSIGAYVLSFFGISIPVLRVAGGLVIGFAGWNLLHASADEEREAEPNVASSAARIATLRAKAFYPLTLPITVGPGSIAVAIALGTGSPRGGLAPIHLVGVAIALAFLWASIYVCVRYAAYVERWLGPIGTQVAMRLFAFVLFCIGLQILWLGLAELIGSVHVK
- a CDS encoding GNAT family N-acetyltransferase, whose protein sequence is MPEIRKATRADAQAAWDIRKLSVLAQCEGFYPGHLLEAWTSGVPSEKWAELVERGFYVAHDDAAVLATGMIATDTGRIDAVFVHPDHMGRGLGKRMMDFLEGLARAHALPELSLDATLNAAPFYRRCGFAGETLSLYHSPRGFSLECVPMTKRLTACHA
- a CDS encoding transcriptional regulator, which codes for MTQHILYKGYEVAPMAQRLPNGLFAAGITIEKASTAQSHAYSFDALDYFFDEEHALAYAFRWGRMWIDSRN
- a CDS encoding MarR family winged helix-turn-helix transcriptional regulator yields the protein MTKTPRKQAVAPDAPVIPSVGEGKRGEQGYVGYLMRQAGAALRLRMERALADYGVTPPQFNVLTMLVAYPGISNADVARLSMLTPQTVSVIVANLERSGAIERRPHAIHGRIQHIDVTPAGKALLKSCRVRTREIEQQLLNGLSEDEERVIRRWLVRVAMEGGGADAIAE
- a CDS encoding fatty acid desaturase, with protein sequence MANYLDDDQRNALAVLRRTWTWRSEWPTWLLIAVIYGGWFGVALHARRLGLPIALGVLVVLSAWYMSLQHELLHGHPTRSPLINALIGIAPLAVWFPYGIYRESHLRHHDDPLLTHPGLDPESFFVAPRAWQQNGRVMRALLTVRNTFVGRIVIGPAFSIAALVSDATDKITRGDLSDVPVWIIHGVTLTAIVHWLDTRCGIAPWLFIGVVGYGALALGSVRSFHEHRAADAHEHRSVINEAALPWRLLFLNNNYHVVHHDLPHVPWFALRKVYEASRQQYIERSGGFLVKGYSEWLRLYAFTPVAPPVHGDLSGLIQRNPPASDNRAFTMR